The nucleotide sequence CGTCAGAATCTCTCTGTACCCCTTCGGAATCCCGCGCTCGTCGGTCCAGCGGCTCCCGGCGTCGTCGATGCTGTCGTCGACGAGCGCGGGCGTCGTCAGCGGATCCGACAGACGGAGTTCCCCGAGACGGGCGGCCCCGTCGCGCCCGTGTATCTCGAAGTAATCGGTCATACACCCGTATGTGCCGTCATCCGTGAATTATCTGTCTGTTCGTTCCCCGATTGCGCCGTCAGGAACGTCGCCGGACGAGACTCTCTGCAGAATCGGCCCGCGGGCTTTTGCGATCCGTCCGTGAAGGCGTCGTATGGAGGTTACCGGCGCGTGGTCACGGCCCGAACTCACGGAATTCCTCGACGCCGAACGGGTGCCGGTGCGACTCGCGTGTCACACTCCCAGCGGTCACCTCTGGATGCTCTCGCTGTGGTATCTGTGGACCGACGGCGACGTCGCCTCCGAGCGGCTGCACTCGTGGGACTTCTCCGAGCGGATGGCCGACGTCTCGCTGGCGAGCGACGATGCGCGCGCGGCGGATGACGAGGCGACCGCGAGCGACGAATCCTAGCCAGCCGTCGCCCTACTCGCGCTCGTCGCTGCCGACCGTCTCTATTTCGACGCTCTCAGGCACCCGCTCCAGTGTCGACTCCGGCCAGCCGTCGTGCGCGAGCACGAACGACGAACCGGGATTCGTCTCGGCCACCCGCGCGACGCCGTCGGCGGCGGCCTCGTAGGCCTCGCGGTCGGTCCGCTCCGGCACCTCCGCGGTGAGCGGATACGTCTCCGAGAGCGCCCGCGGGAACGGCCCGAACGGCGGAACCACGCGCCAGACGGCGTCGAACGCGTCGCCCGAGGGCGTGCCGCCCTGCGTGAGCAGCACCCGCGGGTCGGCGTCGATGCGAGCGATGCGCTCGTGATGTCGCAAGACCTCGGGACGCCGCGCGGACTCGTTCGAGAGGTAGAAGAATGACCCCTTCGAGACGGGGTCCTCATGTTCCAGTTGGTCGGCGTGATCCAACAGCGCGCGGTAGCCGTCGAGCATCGCGGGGTGCGAACGGGCACGCGCTTCCACCAGTTCGAGGAGGTTGCCCGAGCGGATCGCCTGCTTGATCCGGCGGATCTCGGCGAACGAGACGTGGAGGTTGTGCTCGGCCAGCAGTCGCTCGCGCTCCTCGTCCGCCAACCCGCGGAGTTCGCCCGGGCTGTGCGCCGAACAGACTGCACACGAGCAGGGGAAGTACTCGATGTCTTCGAGGTGTTCGGTGCCGCGGACCGTCATATAGCGGTCGTCGCGCGCGTAGATGGCGTAGGCCGCCGAGTCGAAGAGGTCGCAGCCGGCGGCGACCGCCAGCGCGAACATCATCGGATGACCCGCACCGAACAGGTGGACGGGGGCGTCGCGACCGAGGCCGCGCTTCGCGCCCGCGACGACGTCGATCATATCGGCGTAGCGGTAGCTGTTCATCAGCGGGACGACCGCGCCGACGGGGAACACGTCGAGGTCCGTCTCGTCGGCGCGTCGTCCTGCGGCCTCGCGGAGGTCCGGATACGTCGATCCCTGCACGGGCGCGTTCACGAGCATCTCGCCGGTATCGACCCCCTCGGCGTCGACGAGCGCCTCTTCGGTCGTCGCGAGCTCGCGCTCGGCCTGTTCTCTGGGGACGTCCGGCGGCGTCGGGATGTCGACCGGCGTCCCGATGTCGGAGCCGATGTCGTGCTGGAACCGGAGGATCTCCCGCGTCGTCACGTCGATGTCGCCGTACTCCGCGAGCTGAAAGGACCCCGAGTCGGTGACGATCGCGCCGTCGAATTCCAGCATCTCGTGGAGCCCGACGTCGAGCGCTCGCTCTCTGAGGTCCTCGTTCGAGTTGATGATGTAGGAGTTCGTGATCAGGATCTCCGCGCCGAACTCAGACTGCAGGCGCGCGGGTGCCACCGTTCGGATGTTCGGGTTGATGACCGGCATCAACGCCGGCGTCTCGACTGCCACCCCCGCGCGGGGGACCGTGAGCTCGCCGATCCGTCCGGCGGCGTCCCCGTCGCGGAGCTCGAAGTGATCGCGCATACCCGGGTGTCGGCGGCGACTCGGTAAGTACCGTCGCTTTCCGTTTGTCGGCGTTGTTGATTGACTGCGGAGTCAGCGGTGACAACTTTGGAAGCCCCCACCGTCTCGACTCGATGCGCTTGCTGCGGTCCTCGTCGCTCGCTTCGCTCGCTCCTGCGGTCCTTGCATCGCGCGTCTTCGCCGAGACGGTGGCCCCTTCCATTCCCACCTCGCCGAATACCGGTAGCAATCGCTCGCCGACGGACGAGTCAGTCGTTTCATCTCGGTCGATCAGTCCATTGTAGACCCACGGCTGATCGGTTTGGCGAACAGTCGGCACCCGCTCGCGACCCGCGACGATGGCCCCGCCAACACCGGCGCTGTCGGTTGTCTCCCGCGCTGCTGTGCCGAACAACCGCTACACAGCGCGGGGCGGATATCAGATCACGCTGGGTGTGGTCCCATCTTCACAGATAAACGCTCGCCGCAGAGGAACCACCGAGTATTTGTGTCCGGACGGACAACGAAATCGCCGTATGCGACACCTCGGACTGAAAGCGCGGATGGCGATCGTCGGATCGATCCTGTTCGCGTTCTACGCCGTCGCGGCCGTCGTCGTGATGGGCGTCTTCGGCTGGCCGCTGCCCCTCGTGCTCGCGGGCAGCGTCGCCTTCGTCGGCGTCCAGTACAAGATCGGTAAGTGGATGGCGCTTCGGAGCGTCGGCGCGGAGGACCTCTCGGAGGACCGGTATCCGGAGATCCACCGCCGCGTCGAGTCGCTCTCGGAATCGATGGGGATCGACAAGCCCCGCCTGATGATCGCGCGGATGGGCGTGCCGAACGCCTTCGCCATCGGTCGGAAGGGCGCGGGAACCGTTGTCGTCAGCGAGGAACTCCTCTCGCGACTCGACGCCGACGAGGTCGAGGGCGTCCTCGCGCACGAACTCGCGCACATCCGTAACCGCGACGTCGTGATGATGGTACTCGGGCAGGGCGTCGCCTCCATCGTCGCCATCGTCGCCCAATGGGTCGTGCTCCTGACCGGCGACAACGACATCGCCGATTTCTTCCTCGCGATCGTCGTCGGCCAGATAACCCAGTTACTGGTGATGCTTTTCGTCTTCGCCATCTCGCGGTATCGCGAGTACGTCGCCGACGGCGACGCTGCAGACGCCATCGGCGGCGGCGAACCGCTGGCGCGGGCCTTAGAGAAGATCAGCCGCGGCAACGAGCGGAGCCAGGACTCGGCGGTCGACTCGCAGGTGAACGCGCTCTGCATCTTCGGCGAGGAGCGCGGTCTCGCGCGGCTGTTCGCGACGCACCCGCCGATGGAAAAGCGCATCGAGCGGCTCCGGAACTGATAACTGAAGAGAGATGACTGACTCGACGCTACGATGACCGACGTGCGAACGCTCGCGGCGGCCGTGTTGGGCGTCGCGCTCGGGATCCTGTTCGTCGCGGCCCCCGGGACGATCATCCAAGTGCAGACGGCCGGGCGGCTCCCGCAGGACCGACACGGCCGCTACGGTGAGGACGGCGTCTCGGTCGACAAGGACGGGGTCTCGAACGGCGAGGGCGACGCGTCGGGTGGTGCGGGGAGCCGGGGCAGCGACTCGACTGCTCTCGCCCGTTGGCGTCGACTCGTGCAGGTCGTCGGCGTCGCGTTGATTCTCGGCGGCGGCTACTTCGCGTGGACGCTCCTCTGAGCTAGAACAGTAGCGCCGCGGCTGTCGCGGACTGCTGGAGCTCTTCTGCGCCCGCGAATCGGATCGCGAGATACAGCAGCGAAAAGAGTGTGGCGTTGTACGCGCCGTGGATCAGCGCCGGGACGACGATGTTGTCCGTGAGTTCGTACATCGTCCCGAAGACGAGCGTCGGAAGGACGAGCACCGTGATACTGACGACTCGGGCCTGCGGCGCGCCCGACAGCGAGAAGTAGTGGATCGACGCGAAGATGAGGCTCGCGAGGAAGATCGCCAGCGGCGCGGGAAGCGCCTCGCTCAGTCGGTTCTGGACGATTCCACGGTAGAGTAGCTCCTCGCCCGGGCCGATCAGGAGAAACGACGCCGGGATGAGAAGCAGCAGGAGCTCCGGGTTCTCCATTCCCATCTCCGCGGTCGTGTTCGGAGCCGCCTCCGCGCCGACCGTCGTGATGATCACCGACGCGAGCATAAGCAGCGCCAGCGAGGCGACGTAGCCCGCGACGACGAACGCGACTTCCCGGAGCGACGGCACACGGACGCCGACGTACCCGATGCCCGCGCCGCGGTACCGGAGGTACGCGAGCG is from Halobellus sp. LT62 and encodes:
- the tgtA gene encoding tRNA guanosine(15) transglycosylase TgtA → MRDHFELRDGDAAGRIGELTVPRAGVAVETPALMPVINPNIRTVAPARLQSEFGAEILITNSYIINSNEDLRERALDVGLHEMLEFDGAIVTDSGSFQLAEYGDIDVTTREILRFQHDIGSDIGTPVDIPTPPDVPREQAERELATTEEALVDAEGVDTGEMLVNAPVQGSTYPDLREAAGRRADETDLDVFPVGAVVPLMNSYRYADMIDVVAGAKRGLGRDAPVHLFGAGHPMMFALAVAAGCDLFDSAAYAIYARDDRYMTVRGTEHLEDIEYFPCSCAVCSAHSPGELRGLADEERERLLAEHNLHVSFAEIRRIKQAIRSGNLLELVEARARSHPAMLDGYRALLDHADQLEHEDPVSKGSFFYLSNESARRPEVLRHHERIARIDADPRVLLTQGGTPSGDAFDAVWRVVPPFGPFPRALSETYPLTAEVPERTDREAYEAAADGVARVAETNPGSSFVLAHDGWPESTLERVPESVEIETVGSDERE
- a CDS encoding M48 family metallopeptidase, with the translated sequence MRHLGLKARMAIVGSILFAFYAVAAVVVMGVFGWPLPLVLAGSVAFVGVQYKIGKWMALRSVGAEDLSEDRYPEIHRRVESLSESMGIDKPRLMIARMGVPNAFAIGRKGAGTVVVSEELLSRLDADEVEGVLAHELAHIRNRDVVMMVLGQGVASIVAIVAQWVVLLTGDNDIADFFLAIVVGQITQLLVMLFVFAISRYREYVADGDAADAIGGGEPLARALEKISRGNERSQDSAVDSQVNALCIFGEERGLARLFATHPPMEKRIERLRN
- a CDS encoding CPBP family intramembrane glutamic endopeptidase → MPTSDSVLTVLRALLVAVLLSVVGIGVGGILVVATVLALGVAGVSITPLLSVILSLALATGVGFGGVALAYLRYRGAGIGYVGVRVPSLREVAFVVAGYVASLALLMLASVIITTVGAEAAPNTTAEMGMENPELLLLLIPASFLLIGPGEELLYRGIVQNRLSEALPAPLAIFLASLIFASIHYFSLSGAPQARVVSITVLVLPTLVFGTMYELTDNIVVPALIHGAYNATLFSLLYLAIRFAGAEELQQSATAAALLF